The following coding sequences lie in one Lolium perenne isolate Kyuss_39 chromosome 2, Kyuss_2.0, whole genome shotgun sequence genomic window:
- the LOC139835431 gene encoding uncharacterized protein, with protein sequence MEKFGRALCLRCPWLAWTSPEKPWVGMESPCNEEDMELFHALTKVNIGDGNKASFWHDPWTDGLNPKCIAPSIFAISSKKGSNVRNAIVDNAWVLHLDTSAGLSVQNLQEFTTLWLHTSQLTLHDDIPDSIIWKLTNKRRLFLLVCL encoded by the coding sequence ATGGAGAAATTTGGGAGGGCCTTGTGCCTCCGCTGTCCTTGGCTAGCTTGGACGTCCCCGGAGAAGCCTTGGGTTGGGATGGAGAGTCCTTGCAATGAGGAGGACATGGAGCTCTTTCACGCGCTCACCAAGGTCAACATCGGGGATGGGAATAAAGCGAGTTTTTGGCACGATCCATGGACGGATGGTCTCAACCCCAAATGCATTGCCCCGTCCATCTTTGCCATCTCCAGCAAGAAGGGCTCGAACGTGAGGAATGCCATTGTCGACAATGCTTGGGTCCTCCATCTTGATACCTCGGCGGGCCTATCTGTGCAAAATCTGCAGGAATTCACCACGCTTTGGTTGCACACCTCGCAGCTCACTCTTCACGATGATATCCCCGACTCCATCATTTGGAAGCTCACCAACAAACGACGCCTATTCTTGCTCGTCTGCTTATAA